A stretch of DNA from Anaerotignum faecicola:
CAAGCGTAAAAAAAAGCGGCGTGTCGGAAGAAGAGATACTTGGCACCGTTAAAGCCCAGATTGCCGATATGGCGGGCAGCGATATTGAAATTAACGAAGAAGTGGTTTTTGAACCCGTGCATAAAAGCGGCGGGGATTTGATCCCCGTTGAGGACGCTCTTATTTTAATTAAAAATTCCGTTACTTATAAAGTTAAAGCCGCCGTTATAACTGTTGACGGGGCCGAAATCGCCGCACTTGCCAACAAAGAGGAAGCCGACGGGCTTTTAAACGGCATTATCGAAGAATATGTGCCGGAGGGTTCCAATATTGTCGAAAAAGGGTTTGTCGAAAAGGTTGAAACAGTTGAAAGGTTTGTAGACAGTTCTACCATTATATCAGCGGACGAAGCGCGCGCCAAGCTTACGGAGGGAAGGAAGGAAGCCGCTGAATATACCGTTGTAAGCGGAGATTCCCTCAGAAAAATTGCCGATAAAAACGGTATTACTTTGGAAGAGCTTCTAAACGCCAACCCGGGGATAACCGTAGACACGGTGATTACTCCGGGCGATAAACTGAGCCTTGAAGTTACGGTGCCGTTTATTTCCGTCAGGACGGCCGAAAACGTTGTTTTTACCGAAAAGCAGGAGAAGGAAGTTGAATACAGGCAGGACAATACGAAGCCCGTTTCATACAAAAAAGTTATACAGCAGGGCGTCGACGGGCAGAAAGAGGTTACCACGCAGATTATCAGGATAAACGGCTTTGAAACGGAGCAGAAGCCCGTAAGCGAAAAAACGACTGTAGAGCCTGTGCCGGAAATTATACTTGTCGGTACAAAATAATAAATCAGGGAGGCATGTATATGGAAACGAGAAAAGTCCTTGTTGTTGACGACGAAAAAAATATTGTTGACATTATCAAATTTAACTTGAAAAAAGAGGGCTACGACGTTGTAACGGCCGCCGACGGACAGGAGGCTATATTGAAGGCGTACACCGAAAACCCAGATCTTATACTGCTTGATATTATGATGCCTAATGTGGACGGATATGAAGCGTGCCGCAAGATAAGGGAAAAGTATGATACGCCTATTATAATGCTTACGGCCCGGGCGGAAGAAGTAGATAAAGTGCTTGGGTTTGAACTGGGGGCGGACGACTACGTTACAAAGCCTTTCGGCGTGAGGGAGCTTATGGCCAGGGTTAAGGCAAACCTCAGGAAAAAAGCGGCCGCGCCGAAAACAGGGGAGCGGCAGGGCGAAAATATACTGAGCTTTAACGGCCTTACAATTGACGTTGACTTATATGAAGTTAAAAAAGACGGGGAAACCGTAAGCCTTACAATCAGGGAATACGAGCTTTTAAAGTTCCTTGCAACACAGAAAAACCAAGTGTTTTCAAGGGAACTGCTTTTGGAAAAAGTATGGGGATACGAATATTACGGAGACGTCCGCACTGTGGACGTTACAGTGCGCAGGCTCCGTGAAAAGGTTGAGGCCGATCCGTCAAGCCCCAAATATATTATGACGAAACGCGGCGTGGGATATTATTTTGGAGGATAAAAGGGGCGTTTTTTGTTTGGTTTGTTTTATATTACTAAAGAGCGGGTGCGGTTATGAAGAGCATTAAATGGAAACTTGTTGCAATGTATCTCGGACTTGTGTTTGTGGTTATGATTATAAGCGGGAGTTATATACTTTTAAGCTTTCAAAGTTCTGAGCTTGACAAGGCGCAGGATCAGCTTGAGCTTTACGCCGAAAAAATAAGCGAGCAGGTTGTAATGTATTACGACGAACCCAGCTTCCAGACGGGGCTTATGCAGTTTACGAGAAGCGGCGGCAGCACTACCCAGATACAGGGCAATATTTTAAACGCATCGGGCGAAACTATAGCCTCAACCGTTACTAACAAGCCGCCTTACCCTTCATATAAAAATTCGGCAATTATAAGCGCTATGGCCGGCAATCCGTCGTTCGCCAAGATTAATATAAAAGAAAACGGCGAAAATTCGCGGTATTTCTGCTATGCAAGCCCCGTGCTTGTTAACGGAAGCGGCGGGGCCGAATACGTTATATTTGCACGCATGGATGCGGAAGCGACTTATGAAAGCATAAGCCAAACGCAGAGGGCCATTGTTTTTGCCGTTTTAATGGCGTTGTTTCTTGCGGCCGTTATGGGATACGTTTTTGCCAAAACGCTTACGGGACCGATACAGGCGCTTACGGGGAAGGCCAAGGAGCTTGCGGAAGGGCGGCTCAATCAAAGCGTCAAGGTTTTTTCGGCGGACGAAATAGGACAGCTGAGCGAAAGTTTTAACTATATGGCTAAAGAATTAAGCAATACCATGGGAGAGATCTCAAGGGAGAAAAACAAGTTCGAAATTATACTGCACAATATGACCGACGGCGTTATATCCTTCGACAATGACGGCAATGTAGTGCATTACAACAGCGCAAGCATGGAAATGCTCGATTTGACGGAAGTTAACTTTACATTTCAGGAGTTTATAAACAGGTTTGAAATAGGCACTGGGATTTTGATCGACTTAATTGAAAAATCGTCTAAGGTGGTTAATTTCTATATAGGCAAAAAATATATTACCGCCGGGTTCAGCGCCTACGGCAGCAAAGGCGACGAAATGGAAGGCACCGTTGTGGTTTTGCAGGACAACACTGAACAAAAGCGTCTTGACGACATGCGCAAGGAATTTGTGGCCAATGTAAGCCATGAGCTGAGGACCCCGCTTACAACCGTCAAAAGCTATACGGAAACTTTAATGGACGGCGCGCTTGACGACAGGGATATGGCAATGGAATTCCTTGATATTATAAACAGCGAGGCGGACAGGATGAGTTTCCTTGTGCGGGATCTACTGCAGCTTTCGAGATTTGACAACAAGCAGTTTAATTTTAATTTTTCCCGGATAAATATAAATAATTTTATTTCCGAAAATATAAGGCAAAGCCGGATACATGCGGAAAATAAAAAACAGAAGCTTACGTTTGAGCCTTTTGAGCGCGATATTTTTATAACCGCCGATAAAGACAGGATAACGCAGGTTTTTAACAATATACTTACAAACGCTATT
This window harbors:
- a CDS encoding G5 domain-containing protein translates to MAGRGRNNNDRVVYSPKAEIKNTPGVYKSGREKREGQRFNKRRRRKQQLKLGAALIGIIVLALVIFINVRHNAFDISIDGEVIASVKKSGVSEEEILGTVKAQIADMAGSDIEINEEVVFEPVHKSGGDLIPVEDALILIKNSVTYKVKAAVITVDGAEIAALANKEEADGLLNGIIEEYVPEGSNIVEKGFVEKVETVERFVDSSTIISADEARAKLTEGRKEAAEYTVVSGDSLRKIADKNGITLEELLNANPGITVDTVITPGDKLSLEVTVPFISVRTAENVVFTEKQEKEVEYRQDNTKPVSYKKVIQQGVDGQKEVTTQIIRINGFETEQKPVSEKTTVEPVPEIILVGTK
- the yycF gene encoding response regulator YycF → METRKVLVVDDEKNIVDIIKFNLKKEGYDVVTAADGQEAILKAYTENPDLILLDIMMPNVDGYEACRKIREKYDTPIIMLTARAEEVDKVLGFELGADDYVTKPFGVRELMARVKANLRKKAAAPKTGERQGENILSFNGLTIDVDLYEVKKDGETVSLTIREYELLKFLATQKNQVFSRELLLEKVWGYEYYGDVRTVDVTVRRLREKVEADPSSPKYIMTKRGVGYYFGG
- a CDS encoding cell wall metabolism sensor histidine kinase WalK, whose product is MKSIKWKLVAMYLGLVFVVMIISGSYILLSFQSSELDKAQDQLELYAEKISEQVVMYYDEPSFQTGLMQFTRSGGSTTQIQGNILNASGETIASTVTNKPPYPSYKNSAIISAMAGNPSFAKINIKENGENSRYFCYASPVLVNGSGGAEYVIFARMDAEATYESISQTQRAIVFAVLMALFLAAVMGYVFAKTLTGPIQALTGKAKELAEGRLNQSVKVFSADEIGQLSESFNYMAKELSNTMGEISREKNKFEIILHNMTDGVISFDNDGNVVHYNSASMEMLDLTEVNFTFQEFINRFEIGTGILIDLIEKSSKVVNFYIGKKYITAGFSAYGSKGDEMEGTVVVLQDNTEQKRLDDMRKEFVANVSHELRTPLTTVKSYTETLMDGALDDRDMAMEFLDIINSEADRMSFLVRDLLQLSRFDNKQFNFNFSRININNFISENIRQSRIHAENKKQKLTFEPFERDIFITADKDRITQVFNNILTNAIKYSPEEASITVSVSETINYFKVAVKDTGIGIPKEDIGRVFDRFYRVDKARSRAMGGTGLGLAIAKEIMEAHGGKITAESEYGKGTTMTMWFLKVINVKEGVL